The Nitrospira sp. sequence GGCCGGCTGCATGGAGGAGGATTCCGCCTTCCCTCGCAAGGCGTGCGAGAAAGCACACCTCGATGACCGGATTGAACAGGTACATTGGGCACCAACCGACCTGTCCTCCTACATATTCCGGGAGTACCCACGCATGGATCCGTTGATAGTCGTCCAGGATCACGGCCCGAACTCGTGGCTGATATGTGAAGGTATGCAGGCTTTCGATTCCCAATCCGGCATCGGTGTCGAACAATTTCCAGAGTCCTGCTCCGGCATCGAATCGAAGCCGGGGAGAGTCGAAGTCGGGCAAGGGGGAGACCACCGAGACGTCCACATGGATATCCGCGGGAACGCCGGACGGAGCGACAAATGATTCAAAAGGGCGCAGTGGCCAGGCCAAAGTCGGATAGTCCCCGGCCTCGCTCATCCTGATGATGAAACCGCCGATGGAGATCGAAATGTCCATCGCCGGCTATGAGGCTCGGACGCCGGAATCGTGGCAGGTCTGACCCATATAGACCACCGGGATGGTCGATCGTTTGCATCCTGTGGGGCTTGCGCTTGGGTAATTCATGCAGCCGGCCGGTGGTCGGCATCCGTTCATTCCACCCGCGCTGACGTTAGAGGTCAGAATGCTGCACGACGACAAAATGGCCTGCTCATGATCAAGCGCGACTTCGAACAGTTGCGGAGGTTCGTAAGGCTTTTTGTTGCTCATACCGATCCCTTTCTTGCAGGAAGCTCGCGGATTGGAATTCCCGTTCCCGCGTCCTACGTACTGACTGAACTGGGCGGCGACGCCGGCCTGCGTTCGCCACTGTCGCGCTCTGTCTGCCCACTGCGTAACGGATGCAGCAAGGCATGGTGTCCGGCCGTCTGTGCTCTTGCATGGGCGATATCGCATGCATAAGGGATCGGCGCATCCGAGCTGCCGGTTTCCCATCGGGCATGTGTCGGCTGTTTGTCGCAGAATTGATGTACCGCACAGGAGCTGCACGGCGTATCACGCTGATAGCGCAGTCCGCGTACTTCGGAAAAGACTCGGTCAACGGCTTCTCGCAGGGAAAACTGTCTGAGCGAAAGGCGAGTTTCGTACTGGAATGTGCAGGTACTGAGCTCGCCCCAGGCATTGATATGGACGGTATTGGTGCCGCAGCCGCAACGAAAAAGCCGGTCGTGATCTGGCCCGCCGAGTGAATCCCCATCACAGGGTCGGCTATCTTCGGCGCCGAGTTCGCTTCGACCGATCACGCGCAGGTCTTCAGGCGAGATTCTGTAAGCGAGCGAAGAGCAATCGCCATCAAGTCTCGGCGAAAGCGAGGTGGTGTATCCGAACGGCCGGCCGAGTGACTCCGTGAACGTCTGAAGATCGTGCAGCTCATCCCTGTTCCAGTTCATCAGCTTGGTCTTGAGCGTGAAGGGCAGATTGCTCTCCCGGAGCAACGCGACGCCGCGCATGAAGGCTTGATAGGAGCCCGGGACCTGCGTAAACCAGTCGAAGCGCGCCTCATTCAGCGTATGACAAGAGACATCGATGGTGAAGGGGGGCATGGCTTCCAAACGCTGGATCATTGCACGAGTAAACAGCGTCCCGTTGGTGTAGAGCTGGAGAAGGAATCCTTTGCCGTGCGCGTGCTCATAGATCTCATAAAAACGCGGATGCATGAAGATGTCGCCACCGGAGAGGTTCAGCCAGATGACGCCGAGGTCTCGCAATTCTTCCACGAGACGGTAGAGTTCGTCGAGGGTCAGTTCGCGCGGAAAAAACTGAGGGTCATTGTAGGGATCGGTATAGCAGTGACGGCAACGAAGATTGCAGCGATAGGTGAGTTCGAGCTGGGCTTTCACCACCTGATGGTGTTGCGTGGACCAGTCGTGAACTTTCCGGCTGAAGGCGCCATACGGGACGGTCGGTATGGCTCGTGGCTTACCCACGGTGCGTCATCAGTTGGAGCAATGACGAGAGTTCCGGCTTCTTGTGTTCACAAGCGAACGCCGGCAAGGCCTCAAAAAAACCTTCTCTGAAGGATCCGTTCCGCAGGTCGTAGCTTTGGCGACGATTGCCTGAGCAGAGTTGCAGGCCACCATACGCATCGATGTGAAATTTCTGCATTCCGCTTGTGCAGGGGGGACGGTCGGCCTGGGATCGCCGGCAGGCCTCTTCCCACAGCAGGGGATCCTTCCGGTTCAGCTCCTGCAACTCTCTTTCGGACAGTGCATACCGGAAAGGGCCGGCCCCTCCGTCCAGTTCGGACCGAAGTTCCTGGCCGAGTTTGAATCGGACGGAACCTAGCGAAGCAGCGTACTGTTTGATGGAAAGGATTTCATGTTGGTTCAGCGAGAGCGCGGTGGTCTTAAGCGTCAACGGGAGGTGGCGGTCGAGCAGCAAGTGGATGGCTCTCAGGCAGCGCTGATAAGAACCTTGGCTTTGAGTAATTCGTTCAAAGGTCAGGGCGGTGGACCCGTGAAGGCTGATCTCAATACGGTGAGGCGGCAGGGCTGCAAATCGATCGGCTTCAGAGTCCGTGATCAGGGTCCCGTTCGTGAAGATGGTGACCAGGAATCCCCGCTGAACCGCCTGTTCGTAAATCAAGAAGAAATCGGGCCTGCTGAGGGGTTCGCCGCCGGTCAAACATAGTTCCAATGTGCCGGCATCGGCCATTTCGTCCAGAATGCGCAGCATCTCGGCTGTCGAGAGCTCACGGCGAACAAACTCCGGGCGATTGAGGCAATCCGTATAGCACATGGCGCAACGGAGGTTGCAGCGACAGGTGATTTCCCATTGGCAGGAAAGCGGGAATCGTTCGGGCAAGGACCGAATCTTATCCAGTGGGACCATCGGTGACAGTCACCTCGTGTATGGCATGAATCGAGAGCAGGTCGGTCAGCAAGGTCTGCAAATCCTGATGAAACTGTTCCGCGGTGACGTCATATTCCTCAACAAACTCGTCGGCGATCGTTTGAAGGGATCGGGTTCCGTCGATCCGCCTCCAAAGGGCGGCTCCCGTTTCGTTCAGGACGTAGATGCTGTTCGATTCGGTGAGATTCCTGTGTATGGGAACGAGAATGCATTCGCCGGCAACATCTCGCTGCACATAGTCGGAATTGTGTGTGTAGATGGCGGCGGGGTTCATAGGCCCGGAGAATAGCAAATCCCATATGCCCTCGCCAGGGATATTTCGCCGTCCGCCTTCAATAGTCGTTAGGCGATCACGGCGAATCCTTCCCTCCAGTTGAGTTCAAGTATCGTTGCACCGGCTTCGGCAAGCTCGGACCGGAGCTCTGTCTCGTCCAGAAACGCGTGCATGAAGTGGCTATGTGAGCAGAAATCGCCCAGCTGATAATCTTGATTCGACCCGGGCAGTTTCAGCAGCCATCGGTTGACGGCTTCAATCAGCCGGTGCGACTTCGTCTGCCATTCGTGGGAAAACAGGAAGCTCAATACGATTTTCCCCTCCTGTCTCAACGCGGAGCGGAATACACGAATGCATTCCTGGCGTTGCCGCCTGGCCGGGATGGCGCTGTACATGACGCTGGATAGAACCAGATAGTCTGCCTGTCCTTTGCCGATCGGGAGTCGCCGAAAGTCTCCCTGCAGAAAAACAACGGGAAGACGTATTGCGGATGCGTGCGCGGCAGCAATGTGCAATCCGTCATAATTGTTGTCCAGTCCGATCACCCGATGACCCCTCTCGGCTAAGGCGATGGATTCACGACCCAGCCCGGCTCCCAATACGACCACAGTCCCCTTTGAAGCCATATGTTTCGAGGCCACGGTTTCTTCCCAGTTGTCGAGAGCCCATTTGTATCGGTCCGACTGAAAGTCTTGCTCAAGCCCTTCATAACTTCTGCGGTAGTAGGTGCGAGTCAGCGCAATCAGCTCGTCGGGAGGAAGGAGGACGGGAAGCACCCCATAGAGGAAAAACTGGATCTGAGAGAGTAGCGAGCCTGTTCGTTCAACGAAGCGAGTCAGCAATATGATGGCGGTGACGCGCAGGCGCACGGGTTATGGTCCCGTTCTCGAAAGGTATGAGGCGAGGACAGCCGCGGCTTCATTCGCCCCGGTTAAAGGCGGAGGTGTGACGGGGACTGGGAGACCAAGGACCTTTTGGAGCGCCGGAAGCCACCGGCCCTGCAGAAAATCGCTCGCTGACAGTTCTACACCCCTCCCATATCGGTGCAGATAGTCGACCAGCGGCTGTTCATCGGCAAAGTTGTACCGCCGCACGTAGACCAGTGGAGTTTTCAATGCAACAGCTTCCACCAAGGTTCCGTAGCCCGGTTTGGTCAGGATGACATCAACCGAGGCCATCAGCGTTTTAAACGAAAGCGGCAGAGATTTGATGGACAGGAATCGAGAGCTTGCCGATGGCACCGGTCCGTCGAAGAGGAATCGGTAGCCTGTCAACGGCTCCAATGTCCGAAAAGGAAGCGAACTGAGCGGAATTCCCCCGAATCCGATGAGCACGGTTCGCTCCCCTGGGGCCAGTGCCAGAAGCTTGGCGAGGTGTTCACGATCACCCGCAGCCGGTTCGATGATCGGCTGGATATCGATCGTTCGCCGGAACAACTCCATTTTAGGGCAAGGGGCAAGTCGTAACGCAAGATCGGCGTGGACATAGGCCTGTTGAATCGACTGGATGAGTGTCCGGCCATCGATCGATGGAGGGGCCTGATACTCGGACAGGATCAGATCCCAGGTAAAGCTGACGAGCGCGATGGAAGGAATGGCCGCCGCTTTTGCCGCTGCCAGTGCCAGGTATGGAGTGTCGGCCAGGACAATATCCGGATCGGCAGCCTGCATGGCGGCGACCTCAGCCTGAAGGCGCTCGTTCCAGGTACTGTGGAATCGGTGATGTTCACGCCAGGTTGCTTCTACGTCGATCGTCATGGGGCCGTTTTGAATGCAGCCGATATCCTGCTGGACGGCACTGGTCTCCCATGGAATCGTGAGTCGATCCTTGAAGAACGACGAGGGGACGGTGGTGCGGAGGAACACTCGGAGATTGGGAACGAGACGGCCCAATGCATTGAGGACCGGCACAACTTGGGCGGCGTGGCCGAACCCATGACCTGAAATAGCGGCCCAGATTAGCGGCATAGGCAGGAATGCGTGACAACCCCGGGTGACACACGCTACAGGGAATAGCTACTCAACTACTGGAGTGGTCTGATTCCATCGGGGCGATGTTGTACAGCAACTCAAGATCGAACTCTTCGATCAAGTCGTTGAATGCGCCGGCTCCCATATCGGAGCGAACCTCGGCCATGACGAGGTCGATCGCCGGAGCGGCATGTTGTCCGTATTGGGTCACGGCCGATTCAATTCGCTTTCTGGCATCGTCGAGGTTCATAAGTGACTCCTGTGTCGCGTAAGCGGGTTCATGCAAGGGTCTGCAGCAACTGTTGCATTTCCGGCACCAGATCCTTGCCACCGTTGGATCGTCCCGAGAGGGCGGCTTCGATGCCGGCGGCGAGGATCGGCTTGGCATCAGCGTTCCTGCCCAATCCGATCAATGCACGGCCCAGCGCCAGATGGGAGGCGACATGGGTCGGGTCCAGTTGCGTGGCAACCGTAAGATGCTCCACGGCTTCCTCGACACTGCCGCCTTCCTGGAGGATCTTGTTCCCCAGTCCGTAACGACCGAGAAATCCTTTGGGATTCTTGGCGACCATGAGGCGAAAAGCGTCAATATCCATGAAGCGTCTCTCCGTTGGTAGAGGAGAGGCACTATAGCATTGAAGGAGCCGGATGGGCCAGATGGCGGTTTGACTTAGACCTGATGAGCCTTGCTCATGGGGACGGTACTCCGGTAACCGGGACGATGGAACGAGTTGGGGACACAGTTGTCGGTTTTCGCGCTTTGACGGTCA is a genomic window containing:
- a CDS encoding radical SAM protein, giving the protein MGKPRAIPTVPYGAFSRKVHDWSTQHHQVVKAQLELTYRCNLRCRHCYTDPYNDPQFFPRELTLDELYRLVEELRDLGVIWLNLSGGDIFMHPRFYEIYEHAHGKGFLLQLYTNGTLFTRAMIQRLEAMPPFTIDVSCHTLNEARFDWFTQVPGSYQAFMRGVALLRESNLPFTLKTKLMNWNRDELHDLQTFTESLGRPFGYTTSLSPRLDGDCSSLAYRISPEDLRVIGRSELGAEDSRPCDGDSLGGPDHDRLFRCGCGTNTVHINAWGELSTCTFQYETRLSLRQFSLREAVDRVFSEVRGLRYQRDTPCSSCAVHQFCDKQPTHARWETGSSDAPIPYACDIAHARAQTAGHHALLHPLRSGQTERDSGERRPASPPSSVST
- a CDS encoding radical SAM protein; this encodes MVPLDKIRSLPERFPLSCQWEITCRCNLRCAMCYTDCLNRPEFVRRELSTAEMLRILDEMADAGTLELCLTGGEPLSRPDFFLIYEQAVQRGFLVTIFTNGTLITDSEADRFAALPPHRIEISLHGSTALTFERITQSQGSYQRCLRAIHLLLDRHLPLTLKTTALSLNQHEILSIKQYAASLGSVRFKLGQELRSELDGGAGPFRYALSERELQELNRKDPLLWEEACRRSQADRPPCTSGMQKFHIDAYGGLQLCSGNRRQSYDLRNGSFREGFFEALPAFACEHKKPELSSLLQLMTHRG
- a CDS encoding PqqD family peptide modification chaperone; its protein translation is MNPAAIYTHNSDYVQRDVAGECILVPIHRNLTESNSIYVLNETGAALWRRIDGTRSLQTIADEFVEEYDVTAEQFHQDLQTLLTDLLSIHAIHEVTVTDGPTG
- a CDS encoding class I SAM-dependent methyltransferase; this encodes MRLRVTAIILLTRFVERTGSLLSQIQFFLYGVLPVLLPPDELIALTRTYYRRSYEGLEQDFQSDRYKWALDNWEETVASKHMASKGTVVVLGAGLGRESIALAERGHRVIGLDNNYDGLHIAAAHASAIRLPVVFLQGDFRRLPIGKGQADYLVLSSVMYSAIPARRQRQECIRVFRSALRQEGKIVLSFLFSHEWQTKSHRLIEAVNRWLLKLPGSNQDYQLGDFCSHSHFMHAFLDETELRSELAEAGATILELNWREGFAVIA
- a CDS encoding tetratricopeptide repeat protein — encoded protein: MDIDAFRLMVAKNPKGFLGRYGLGNKILQEGGSVEEAVEHLTVATQLDPTHVASHLALGRALIGLGRNADAKPILAAGIEAALSGRSNGGKDLVPEMQQLLQTLA